The proteins below are encoded in one region of Belonocnema kinseyi isolate 2016_QV_RU_SX_M_011 chromosome 5, B_treatae_v1, whole genome shotgun sequence:
- the LOC117172895 gene encoding uncharacterized protein LOC117172895 has translation MPSMPLNRNHFEIPPNIFLADPNFHEPAPSDIIIGAEFAHSFLRKGQLRIKGHTAVLQKPILGWIIAGRAYNQNRKTNDRSTNLFCLFNQSEKMPILWELDPVQTTSTHSKEEQVCETHFANHVRRDDDGRYIVKLPFNDKIDQRADLRNVALQRFYTLERKFDRNPSLKTQYSYCVNSYLSEGHMSLATKDSLDKG, from the coding sequence ATGCCCAGTATGCCTCTCAATAGAAATCACTTTGAAATTCCACCTAACATCTTTTTAGCTGACCCAAATTTCCATGAGCCAGCTCCTAGTGACATAATTATCGGCGCAGAATTCGCGCATTCATTTTTGCGCAAAGGTCAATTGCGAATAAAGGGGCACACTGCCGTCCTACAGAAACCTATTCTAGGCTGGATTATCGCAGGTAGGGCCTATAATCAAAATCGCAAAACGAATGATCGTTCAACAAACCTATTTTGTCTTTTTAATCAAAGCGAAAAAATGCCTATTTTATGGGAGTTAGATCCAGTCCAAACGACTTCCACGCACTCAAAAGAAGAGCAAGTTTGCGAAACACATTTTGCAAATCACGTTCGGCGCGATGACGACGGCCGGTATATCGTGAAACTACCATTTAATGATAAAATAGATCAACGCGCGGATTTGCGTAATGTTGCATTGCAACGCTTCTATACActtgaaagaaaatttgataGAAATCCTTCCCTAAAAACTCAATATTCGTATTGCGTTAATAGTTATCTCTCGGAAGGTCACATGTCACTAGCAACCAAAGATTCACTAGATAAGGGCTAA